The following are from one region of the Nostoc cf. commune SO-36 genome:
- the lspA gene encoding signal peptidase II has protein sequence MRLKNRLFWIAAFIAFFLDQITKYWIVQTFSLGQTLPLLPGIFHFTYVTNTGAAFSLLSGKVEWLRWLSLGVSLVLIALALFGPTLNLWDQLGYGLILGGAMGNGIDRFVLGYVVDFLDFRLINFAVFNVADSFISIGIVCLLIASFQKTPTSTDRPY, from the coding sequence ATGCGTTTAAAAAATCGTCTTTTCTGGATTGCTGCCTTCATCGCTTTTTTCTTAGACCAAATAACAAAGTACTGGATAGTGCAAACCTTTAGCTTGGGGCAGACACTACCACTATTACCTGGGATATTTCACTTTACCTATGTAACTAACACTGGCGCGGCTTTTAGTCTGTTAAGTGGGAAAGTAGAGTGGTTACGCTGGCTATCTTTAGGAGTGAGTTTAGTATTGATAGCGTTGGCTTTGTTTGGCCCAACATTAAATTTGTGGGATCAGTTGGGCTACGGCTTAATTTTAGGTGGAGCTATGGGTAATGGTATTGATCGTTTTGTTTTAGGCTACGTCGTTGATTTTCTTGATTTTCGCCTGATTAACTTTGCTGTATTTAATGTGGCAGATTCGTTCATTAGTATCGGTATTGTTTGCCTATTAATTGCTTCGTTTCAAAAAACACCGACTTCAACTGACAGACCGTATTAA
- a CDS encoding DUF3038 domain-containing protein has product MNVSASLTPFNSPTQDSLPMILDTLPDPAIASKTCPRRTRLQIDLILLAIEALELGGSEAILAFAQELDLKGIVKDRVNLWRMRSSNPLRRAHIRRPLTIMEAKALVVIACYIARRLTVVIRQLLMICQQMEEKQIPLEQNLRLSNYLERFRAHFKSRMNARRSGVLALTSDEKLDELAINLLGQLLFCTGTAGMQRFWISLFDGEVE; this is encoded by the coding sequence ATGAATGTCTCAGCAAGTTTAACGCCGTTCAACAGTCCAACCCAAGACTCACTGCCGATGATTTTGGACACTTTACCAGATCCTGCGATCGCTTCCAAAACGTGTCCTCGAAGAACCAGGCTGCAAATTGACCTGATTTTACTGGCAATTGAAGCTTTAGAGCTTGGTGGTTCAGAAGCAATCCTGGCTTTTGCTCAAGAGTTGGATCTTAAAGGAATTGTTAAAGATAGAGTGAATTTATGGCGGATGCGTAGCTCTAACCCGCTACGAAGAGCGCATATACGTCGTCCCTTGACTATTATGGAAGCAAAAGCTCTGGTGGTCATTGCTTGCTACATAGCGCGGCGTTTAACTGTTGTCATCCGCCAGCTATTAATGATATGTCAACAAATGGAAGAGAAGCAGATTCCATTAGAACAGAATTTGCGGCTATCTAATTACCTAGAGCGGTTTAGAGCGCACTTTAAGAGCCGGATGAATGCTCGACGTTCTGGTGTACTAGCATTAACTTCTGATGAAAAATTAGATGAGCTAGCGATAAATTTGTTAGGACAATTACTATTTTGTACTGGTACAGCTGGAATGCAGCGATTCTGGATTAGTCTTTTTGACGGTGAAGTGGAATGA
- a CDS encoding biotin transporter BioY: MFAASNQLLWSMIGLLLTMGGTFLEVYGITLPGSWSKHGIQTFSLGVTFQIGAVLLVGCLGGKNAGALSQIAYLVMGLTLLPVFADGGGIGYIKLSQFGYLLGFIPGAWICGLFAFKARPRLETLAFSCICGLLTIHICGITYLIISYLFQWKGTENLPLMQAILRYSWFALPGQLTVVCAVTVIAYILRHLMFY, encoded by the coding sequence ATGTTTGCTGCTTCCAATCAATTACTATGGTCAATGATCGGCTTACTCCTGACAATGGGTGGCACTTTCCTAGAAGTTTATGGTATCACCTTACCTGGGAGTTGGAGTAAGCACGGAATTCAAACTTTTTCTTTAGGTGTCACTTTTCAAATTGGCGCAGTACTGTTGGTAGGTTGCTTAGGAGGTAAAAATGCCGGTGCGCTCTCGCAAATTGCTTATTTAGTCATGGGCTTAACGTTATTACCTGTATTTGCTGATGGCGGCGGTATCGGTTATATCAAGTTATCTCAATTTGGCTATTTACTAGGCTTTATTCCTGGAGCTTGGATTTGTGGCTTATTTGCCTTTAAAGCTAGACCTCGACTAGAAACTCTTGCTTTTAGTTGCATCTGTGGCTTGTTAACTATCCACATCTGCGGTATTACTTATTTGATTATTAGCTATCTTTTTCAGTGGAAAGGCACAGAAAATTTACCCTTGATGCAAGCAATCCTCAGATACTCATGGTTTGCACTACCAGGTCAGCTAACTGTTGTCTGTGCGGTTACTGTAATAGCATATATATTGCGTCACTTAATGTTTTATTAG
- a CDS encoding transglycosylase domain-containing protein yields the protein MSSPQPPHKPQTLLGQLTQAVHTIQARVDFSKLALKPNAKVPELWVQDAGADKAEVYPLLGDRYILGRSSKSSDIVIRNPVVSQIHLSLSRNSTQRTPVFVIKDENSTNGIYRGKRRVSSLELRHGDILTLGPPELAASVRLQYVDPPAWYVKAASWTGYGVGGVSALLALVIGVEWLKFSVRPLPTATRAPVVVYARDGATPLREPRTISHVDMKRLEEFGSYLPAAVVASEDSRYYWHFGVDPLGILRAILINSRSGDVQQGASTVTQQVARSLFREYVGRQDTLGRKLREAVVALKLETFYSKDDILLMYLNRVFLGGDTSGFEDAARYYFEKSAKELTLAEAATLVGILPAPNAFDFCGDGPNKLEAAEYRNRVIKRLLEMGKIKPEDANRARRSTVQISPKVCEQQAKTIAPYFYSYVFSELESILGEGAAREGNYIIETKLDPAIQRQAEAALSNSVNNAGRNFNFSQGAVVTLDSSTGSILAMVGGTDYKKSQFNRAVQAKRQPGSTFKIFAYTAAIQQGISESKSYSCAPLPWQGFTYKPCRAGAGATLDIATGLALSENPIALRVAREVGLDKVVAMAQRLGVKSNLDPVPGLVLGQSVVNVLEMTGAFGAIGNRGVSNPPHAINRILDSGDCRDRNDIKTCRVIYSFDQDPDANKRVLPTGVANEMTSLMRGVISRGTGRSAAIGLGEAGKTGTTDKNVDLWFIGFIPSRRLVTGVWLGNDNNSPTSGSSAQAAQLWGNYMRRITR from the coding sequence ATGAGTTCTCCCCAACCCCCTCACAAGCCACAAACGTTACTAGGTCAACTGACTCAAGCAGTACATACAATTCAAGCTAGGGTCGATTTTTCTAAATTGGCGCTCAAGCCTAATGCCAAAGTACCAGAACTTTGGGTGCAGGATGCGGGGGCGGATAAAGCAGAGGTATATCCACTGTTGGGCGATCGCTATATTCTAGGTCGTAGCTCCAAATCAAGCGATATCGTCATCCGTAACCCTGTTGTCAGTCAAATTCACCTGTCTCTATCACGGAATTCTACTCAACGCACACCAGTCTTTGTTATCAAAGACGAAAACTCCACCAATGGCATTTATCGTGGCAAGCGTCGTGTTAGCTCCCTAGAACTGCGCCACGGTGATATTCTGACTTTGGGTCCCCCAGAACTCGCCGCTTCTGTGCGGTTGCAATACGTCGACCCACCAGCCTGGTATGTTAAAGCTGCAAGTTGGACAGGTTATGGTGTCGGTGGTGTCAGTGCCCTGTTAGCCTTAGTAATTGGAGTCGAATGGCTAAAATTCTCAGTTAGACCTTTACCTACAGCTACACGCGCCCCAGTAGTTGTTTACGCCCGTGATGGAGCCACTCCCCTGAGAGAGCCTCGGACTATTTCTCATGTAGACATGAAGCGATTAGAGGAATTTGGCTCTTATTTGCCTGCTGCGGTAGTGGCTTCAGAGGATAGTCGTTATTACTGGCACTTTGGGGTTGACCCTCTGGGGATTTTACGAGCCATATTGATTAATAGCCGCAGCGGAGATGTCCAACAGGGAGCCAGCACTGTTACCCAGCAAGTTGCCCGCAGTTTATTCCGTGAGTATGTAGGTAGACAAGATACCCTTGGACGCAAATTGCGAGAGGCAGTTGTTGCCCTGAAGCTCGAAACATTTTACAGCAAAGATGATATTTTGCTGATGTATTTAAATCGGGTTTTTTTGGGAGGGGATACCTCTGGCTTTGAAGATGCAGCCCGATATTACTTTGAGAAGTCGGCTAAAGAATTAACTTTGGCAGAAGCAGCAACATTGGTAGGAATTTTACCTGCTCCCAACGCCTTCGATTTTTGTGGGGATGGGCCAAATAAGCTAGAAGCGGCTGAATACCGGAATCGCGTGATTAAGCGGTTGCTGGAGATGGGAAAAATTAAACCAGAGGATGCAAACCGAGCTAGACGCTCCACTGTTCAAATTAGTCCTAAAGTATGCGAACAGCAAGCTAAAACGATCGCTCCTTATTTTTACAGTTACGTCTTCTCTGAACTGGAATCAATCTTGGGCGAGGGAGCTGCAAGAGAGGGAAACTATATCATTGAAACCAAGCTTGATCCAGCGATACAGAGGCAAGCAGAAGCAGCCTTGAGTAATTCAGTGAACAACGCTGGTAGAAATTTTAATTTTTCTCAAGGGGCGGTAGTTACTCTTGACTCCAGTACAGGCAGTATTCTGGCAATGGTGGGCGGGACTGATTACAAAAAAAGTCAGTTTAATCGTGCTGTTCAAGCCAAAAGACAACCAGGTTCCACCTTCAAAATTTTTGCTTACACTGCTGCTATTCAACAAGGAATTTCAGAATCAAAAAGTTATTCTTGTGCCCCTTTACCTTGGCAAGGCTTTACTTATAAACCCTGTCGTGCTGGTGCTGGCGCTACTTTAGATATTGCCACGGGGCTTGCTCTTTCAGAAAATCCCATCGCCCTACGAGTTGCCAGAGAAGTCGGGCTGGATAAAGTCGTGGCAATGGCGCAGCGTTTGGGGGTAAAATCAAACCTCGATCCGGTTCCTGGCTTGGTACTAGGTCAAAGTGTAGTTAATGTTTTGGAAATGACTGGTGCTTTTGGTGCTATTGGCAATCGCGGTGTTTCCAATCCTCCCCATGCCATTAACCGGATTTTAGACAGTGGTGATTGCCGCGATCGCAATGATATCAAAACCTGCCGTGTAATCTACTCCTTCGACCAAGATCCAGATGCCAACAAACGAGTTCTACCAACTGGTGTCGCCAATGAGATGACTAGTTTGATGCGTGGTGTCATCAGCAGAGGTACTGGTCGTAGTGCTGCCATTGGACTCGGAGAAGCCGGTAAAACAGGCACGACTGATAAAAACGTTGACTTATGGTTTATAGGTTTTATTCCAAGTCGGCGACTTGTAACTGGTGTTTGGCTGGGAAACGACAATAATTCCCCCACATCCGGTAGCAGCGCTCAAGCCGCTCAGTTGTGGGGAAATTATATGCGGAGAATTACGCGGTAA
- a CDS encoding adenine phosphoribosyltransferase, which produces MDLKSLVRDIPDFPKPGILFRDITTLLRDPEGLRYTIDFLTQKCNEAEITVDYVIGIESRGFIFGSPLAYKLGAGFIPVRKRGKLPAAIHSIEYELEYGTDCLEVHQDALHQGSRVLIVDDLIATGGTASATAKLVQKIGCELVGFGFIIELRDLQGRTYLPDVPIISLIEY; this is translated from the coding sequence ATGGATTTAAAGTCTCTCGTTCGTGACATCCCAGATTTCCCGAAACCCGGAATTTTATTTCGGGATATTACTACCTTGCTGCGTGATCCAGAGGGATTGCGCTACACTATTGACTTTTTAACACAAAAATGCAACGAAGCTGAAATAACGGTAGATTATGTCATAGGTATAGAGTCGAGGGGATTCATTTTTGGCTCACCTCTGGCTTATAAATTAGGAGCTGGTTTTATTCCCGTCCGCAAAAGAGGTAAGTTACCAGCAGCCATTCACTCAATAGAGTATGAATTAGAGTATGGTACAGACTGCTTAGAAGTGCATCAAGACGCTTTACACCAAGGTAGTCGAGTTTTGATTGTGGATGATTTGATTGCCACAGGTGGAACTGCGAGTGCCACAGCAAAGTTGGTGCAGAAAATTGGCTGCGAACTAGTAGGATTTGGGTTTATTATCGAGCTACGGGATTTACAAGGGCGTACATATTTGCCGGACGTGCCGATTATCTCTTTAATTGAATATTAG
- a CDS encoding ABC transporter permease codes for MTSTRISLETGRDWLIRLVTSETFVYVTKRLLQALLTLLLASALSFFIIQLAPGDYVDTLRQNPKISPERIEEIKRQFGLDKSWPEQFGLWLWRILTKGDFGTSFIYQRSVASLLWERVPATLLLAIASLIVTWAIAIPLGIFAAVNQNKLADRILQVISYAGQGFPSFITALALLVLAQITSPLFPVGSMTSINHSELSWFGRILDIGWHMILPTIALSITSFAGLQRITRGELLDVLRQDYIQTARAKGLPENRVIYVHALRNAINPLITLLGFELAGLLNGAFIAEFFFNWPGLGRLTLQALQAQDLYLLMASLVMGAVLLIVGNLIADLMLKAADPRIRLENLN; via the coding sequence ATGACATCTACGAGAATTTCCTTGGAGACAGGTCGGGATTGGCTAATCAGGCTAGTCACGAGCGAAACTTTTGTTTATGTGACAAAGCGGCTATTGCAGGCACTACTGACTTTGTTGTTGGCATCAGCGTTGTCGTTTTTCATCATTCAACTCGCTCCCGGTGATTATGTAGATACGCTGCGGCAAAATCCGAAGATATCTCCAGAAAGAATTGAGGAAATTAAACGGCAGTTTGGTCTGGATAAGTCTTGGCCAGAGCAATTTGGACTGTGGCTATGGCGAATCTTGACGAAAGGGGATTTTGGCACGAGTTTTATTTATCAACGTTCAGTGGCATCGCTGTTGTGGGAACGAGTACCAGCGACTTTGCTATTAGCGATCGCATCTTTAATTGTCACATGGGCGATCGCCATCCCTCTAGGGATCTTTGCTGCTGTTAACCAAAATAAGCTAGCAGACCGCATTCTACAGGTGATTAGTTATGCTGGACAAGGCTTTCCCAGTTTTATCACTGCCTTAGCGCTGCTAGTTTTAGCCCAAATTACCTCGCCTCTGTTCCCAGTAGGTAGTATGACTAGCATCAATCACTCAGAACTATCGTGGTTTGGCAGAATCTTAGATATCGGCTGGCACATGATTTTACCAACGATCGCCCTCTCAATTACGAGTTTTGCTGGTTTGCAACGCATCACTCGTGGCGAATTATTGGATGTGCTGCGTCAAGATTACATCCAAACGGCTCGTGCTAAAGGTCTGCCAGAAAACCGCGTTATTTACGTTCATGCACTCCGCAACGCCATAAACCCTTTGATTACCTTATTGGGTTTTGAATTAGCTGGTTTATTAAACGGGGCTTTCATCGCCGAATTTTTCTTCAACTGGCCCGGTTTAGGGAGGTTAACTCTACAGGCTTTACAAGCTCAAGATTTATATTTATTAATGGCAAGCTTGGTAATGGGCGCAGTGTTGCTGATTGTTGGCAATTTAATCGCCGACTTAATGCTCAAAGCAGCCGATCCACGCATTCGCCTAGAAAACCTAAATTAG
- a CDS encoding four helix bundle protein, producing MRRPDFEDLKVYQLAEKLANEIWHIVKGWDNFTKNTLGKQIVRSADSICANIAEGRGRYSDQDNRRFVKIARGSLYETISWLRLAYARQLLTNEQVSRFKPILDELLPKLNAYLKSIGNRE from the coding sequence GTGAGAAGACCTGATTTTGAGGACTTAAAAGTTTATCAACTTGCTGAAAAGCTAGCTAATGAAATTTGGCATATTGTTAAAGGATGGGACAATTTCACTAAAAATACACTGGGCAAGCAAATTGTTCGGTCTGCTGATAGTATTTGTGCGAACATTGCAGAAGGTAGAGGTAGGTACAGCGACCAAGACAATCGACGTTTTGTCAAGATTGCGAGAGGGTCTTTGTATGAAACTATCAGCTGGTTGAGGTTAGCCTACGCCAGACAATTATTGACAAATGAACAGGTAAGCAGATTTAAGCCAATTCTTGATGAACTATTACCCAAGCTCAATGCTTATCTAAAATCCATAGGGAATAGAGAATAG
- a CDS encoding DUF4335 domain-containing protein has product MNIQRKYSLPNCTLLLEGLSDVTRAAHFQEMRPELSILVNAECYLSGYNQPVTGGREFFESLVRAVSGYAQEFLSSVPNPQAHNQESELVEFQKIDSNRHRLIIHSEASPEGFESQSKNSKRPPIEIDLNTVQLFDLVEAVDQFFADTQTLPELSLELQPVTRRYGGASQALIRQAVPAAVGVSSLAVAAIAFNLIPPPQMRPPQPKPDEQTSSTTKSLNPPASAAATPTATATPTATATPTATATPTANEKPVVKDLEALLNTVPEITDPSQLRALNRQVYNQVHPAWTKRLGLQQDLIYRLGVAADGAIVGYKAVNKEANQGVGQTPLPNLLYNPANRAPISKEPIAQFRIVFTTNGVLQVSPWRGYARTPEVVGTKITDSNITKGLNQKLYNTVRQSWSGTPTFTRDLKYRVAVNKDGVIADYEPLNQVAFDYFRETPLPKMFNAIYGSNVAPPNDKEPLAHFQVIFKPSGMLEVIPWQGYR; this is encoded by the coding sequence ATGAATATTCAACGTAAGTACAGTCTACCTAATTGTACGCTTCTTTTAGAAGGTTTAAGTGATGTTACTAGGGCTGCACACTTCCAAGAAATGCGCCCGGAATTATCAATATTGGTAAATGCAGAATGCTATTTATCTGGTTATAATCAACCTGTAACTGGAGGGCGGGAATTTTTTGAAAGTTTGGTGAGGGCTGTTAGTGGCTATGCCCAAGAATTTTTAAGTAGTGTACCCAATCCGCAAGCACACAATCAGGAATCAGAGCTAGTAGAGTTTCAGAAAATTGATAGCAACCGACATAGGTTAATCATACATTCAGAAGCTTCTCCAGAAGGGTTCGAGTCCCAGTCTAAAAATTCCAAACGTCCGCCGATTGAAATAGATTTGAATACGGTGCAGTTGTTTGATTTAGTAGAAGCAGTAGATCAGTTTTTTGCTGATACGCAGACTTTACCAGAATTATCTCTAGAACTACAACCCGTTACCAGACGCTACGGCGGTGCTAGTCAGGCTTTGATCAGGCAGGCTGTTCCTGCTGCTGTAGGAGTATCAAGTTTAGCAGTAGCTGCGATCGCTTTTAACTTGATTCCACCTCCCCAGATGCGTCCACCACAGCCTAAACCAGATGAGCAAACTAGCTCTACAACAAAGAGCCTTAATCCTCCAGCATCGGCTGCTGCAACACCTACAGCAACAGCAACACCTACAGCAACAGCAACACCTACAGCAACAGCAACACCCACAGCTAATGAAAAGCCAGTAGTCAAAGATTTAGAAGCACTTTTAAATACAGTTCCAGAAATTACCGATCCATCGCAGCTGCGTGCATTGAATCGTCAAGTGTATAACCAAGTTCATCCAGCTTGGACTAAGCGTTTAGGATTGCAACAGGATTTGATCTATCGTCTGGGTGTAGCTGCGGATGGAGCGATCGTTGGTTACAAGGCGGTGAATAAAGAGGCAAATCAAGGAGTCGGGCAAACTCCTCTGCCTAACTTACTTTATAATCCTGCTAACCGCGCTCCCATCTCCAAAGAACCCATCGCCCAATTCCGAATAGTGTTTACTACAAATGGTGTGTTGCAAGTTAGCCCTTGGCGGGGATATGCGAGAACGCCAGAGGTAGTAGGTACAAAAATTACTGACTCTAATATAACTAAAGGTTTAAATCAAAAGCTTTATAATACAGTTCGCCAAAGTTGGAGTGGTACTCCCACCTTTACGCGAGATTTGAAATATCGAGTAGCAGTCAACAAAGATGGTGTAATTGCTGACTATGAACCACTAAACCAAGTCGCTTTTGACTATTTCCGAGAAACACCTCTTCCCAAGATGTTTAACGCTATTTATGGTTCCAATGTAGCACCTCCCAATGACAAAGAACCTTTAGCCCACTTCCAAGTGATATTCAAGCCTAGCGGTATGCTGGAAGTCATTCCTTGGCAGGGATATCGGTAA